Proteins co-encoded in one Parus major isolate Abel chromosome 17, Parus_major1.1, whole genome shotgun sequence genomic window:
- the FIBCD1 gene encoding fibrinogen C domain-containing protein 1: MSCGYILCTVLLSVAVLLAVTVTGAILFMNHYHTPVTESPPVISTNPEEANALVTIEKADSSRINIFIDPNCPSAAGTLGRMEGLQTSLLRAVTDHDAEAKATKSQQKALLVTVADEVAKLLTHAVQLRADCDGLKKGHSAMGQELSALQGEQGRLIQLLSESQTNMARLVSSVSDVLDTLQKERGGARPRLKADLQRAPARGARPRGCSNGSRPRDCFDIYASGQQEDGIYSIFPTHYPDGFQVYCDMTTDGGGWTVFQRREDGSVNFFRGWEAYRDGFGKLTGEHWLGLKRIHLLTVQGSYELRIDLEDFDNGTAFAHYGSFGVGLFSVDPEEDGYPITIADYSGTAGDSFLKHNGMKFTTKDLDNDHSENNCAAFYHGAWWYRNCHTSNLNGQYLKGHHSSYADGIEWSSWTGWQYSLKFTEMKIRPVREEN, from the exons ATGAGCTGTGGGTACATCCTGTGCACCGTCCTGCTCTCGGTGGCCGTCCTCCTGGCAGTGACGGTCACGGGAGCCATCCTCTTCATGAACCACTACCACACGCCCGTCACCGAGTCGCCCCCCGTCATCAGCACCAACCCCGAGGAGGCCAATGCCCTGGTGACCATCGAGAAAGCCGACAGCTCCCGCATCAACATCTTCATCGACCCCAACTGCCCCAGCGCTGCCGGCACCCTGGGGCGCATGGAGGGGCTGCAGACCTCCCTGCTGCGCGCCGTCACCGACCACGACGCTGAGGCCAAGGCCACCAAGAGCCAGCAGAAGGCCCTGCTGGTCACAGTGGCGGATGAGGTGGCCAAGCTGCTGACCCACGCCGTGCAGCTGCGTGCCGACTGTGACGGCCTCAAGAAGGGGCACAGCGCCATGGGGCAGGAGCTCAGCgccctgcagggagagcagggcaggctgatccag CTGCTCTCGGAGAGCCAGACCAACATGGCTCGGCTGGTGAGCTCTGTCAGTGATGTCCTGGACACGCTGCAGAAGGAGCGCGGTGGGGCCCGGCCCCGGCTCAAGGCTGACCTGCAGCGCGCACCGGCCAGGGGAGCGcggccccggggctgctccAACG GCTCCCGGCCCCGAGACTGCTTTGACATCTATGCAAGTGGACAGCAAGAGGATGGGATTTACTCCATCTTCCCCACACACTACCCTGATGGCTTCCAGGTCTACTGTGACATGACGACGGACGGGGGCGGCTGGACG GTGTTTCAGCGGCGGGAGGACGGCTCCGTGAACTTTTTCCGTGGCTGGGAAGCCTACCGGGATGGCTTTGGGAAGCTGACAGGAGAGCACTGGCTAg ggctgaaGAGGATCCACCTGCTGACGGTGCAGGGCAGCTATGAGCTCCGCATTGACCTGGAGGACTTTGACAACGGCACCGCCTTCGCCCACTACGGCAGCTTCGGGGTGGGGCTCTTCTCTGTCGACCCCGAGGAGGACGGGTACCCCATCACCATCGCTGACTACTCAGGGACAGCAG GTGACTCCTTCCTGAAGCACAACGGGATGAAATTCACCACCAAGGACCTGGACAACGACCACTCGGAGAACAACTGCGCCGCTTTCTACCACGGTGCCTGGTGGTACCGCAACTGCCACACCTCCAACCTCAACGGGCAGTACCTCAAGGGCCACCACAGCTCCTACGCCGATGGCATCGAGTGGTCCTCCTGGACCGGCTGGCAGTATTCCCTCAAGTTCACCGAGATGAAGATCCGGCCTGTCCGGGAGGAGAATTAG
- the QRFP gene encoding orexigenic neuropeptide QRFP: MRAPYSLSCLFLLSLGACFPPGERWEPGAPGEGAPLAPGWQTAAEGRAPGWRAGAKRRRSEELDALLSIARELRGHGAGPGRRGDPELLPMAGEKRSGALGNLAEELNGYNRKKGGFTFRFGR, from the coding sequence ATGAGAGCGCCCTACTCGCTgtcctgcctcttcctcctgaGCCTGGGAGCCTGCTTCCCTCCTGGCGAGCGCTGGGAGCCGGGAGCCCCCGGGGAAGGGGCTCCGCTCGCTCCCGGCTGGCAAACGGCGGCGGAGGGCCGGGCTCCCGGCTGGAGGGCAGGGGCAAAGCGGAGGAGAAGCGAGGAGCTGGATGCGCTGCTGAGCATCGCCCGGGAGCTGCGGGGACAcggagcggggccgggcaggCGGGGGGACCCCgagctgctgcccatggcaggggagaaGCGCAGCGGCGCCCTGGGGAACCTGGCAGAGGAACTCAACGGctacaacaggaaaaaaggggGCTTCACCTTCCGCTTTGGGAGATGA